In Limanda limanda chromosome 3, fLimLim1.1, whole genome shotgun sequence, the sequence aAAGCAAGTTGTGCAGCTTCAAAGACTTGAGTcaacaaaaaattaaaatgaaaaaccagCATGGACAGTAACTCTCTGGCTGCCGTCCTCCTCTGTCACAACCAAAGACCGAACAATATGTTCCCACTTTACACGATGGTAAAGCAACAGAGACTGTACTACTCTATTTTTGATACTTTCAAATGGATGTCATTCCTAAAAGGTTGAGGTCTGAGTGTTTAGTGTATATATgcattctatatatatatacactagacactcacacatacatatatgaaattgttttgtaaaataaaagggAAATACAGGTTTAGCTGATGTTTACCGAGCCTTGTATTGTCATTTCttgtatattttgtatgttaaattttttttttgtaatttttaagACTGCAGTGCTTTTTGAAATTATTCAAAGGGAAAACCTTGCATCATAATGTAGGCTCTAAAGTAGTGTATATCAATAAAACTGAAAACTCAGCCGTGGCTTCGTGTCTGTTTTGGGATTCGTCTTTGACACCAAACTCTGCTCACACTTCATTTTTCATTCTTTCAAAATGTTGGTGGGATGACTATATACCAACATAACTACAGTAATGTCGTGGAAACCCACGCTGCTCAAAGTTGTATACTTCCGTCTATAGAGGCTACTGGTTCGGTGCCAATATCCAAGTAAGTAAGGTAAATAACTGTTATTTCCAGCAattaggttatgttttcacctgggtgtgttttttatgtaagCAACACTATGGATAAAACCCTTTTTAATGAAATAGTGTGGAGGGGTGGAACATGAGCCAAGGAAGAACCCTTTTAATTTCGTAGCAGATCAGGGACAGTTGTTTCTTTTCCCTCGTTCTTTCACACTGTGAGATGTGACGTTTTCCTCAGAGTAATTCATGcatcttaatgaaaaaacatcagGTATGTTGAGATTTGATGCCGATCCAAATAAATACCTgcataatgaatttaaatgctGTTTCATTAGGGGACAATTGGGCCTTTGTGGTatgcaggggtggactggccatctggcataccgggcaaagtcccggtgggccgttgacccaatgtgggccggtctggtccgctatgttgttgtttttttttttctctcttcttcctctctaaattccctccaattgggccggccaattggctacagagggctagcagtgtgttgccagcatcgacacatattattggtctattgtttgtcattgtcaatcaatcatgggctgacaggctcagagagccctgacagtgctgtcaatcacaacacaaaccagggtgggggagagcgcgagaggttggtctatccctccgcaggttcaccttcagaaatcttgttacgacttttacttcctctagaataggataagagatagtgtcttattttgtgtgcctagatctggtttccctttgctgagttatcataaggggcattgtgtatcactcttgctactgatgagaggtccatgtttagtgatatttacagaatgttttagtggttatactgtggtttattaatgttcttgggcagacacaagaggcacttgtttatagttaattctttgttgtctctagatgcactggtccattactatttgaaacTCAGCATCTAGgtttcaaaattggtaaaattatacattatatgcatattgttgttgtaatttttcagtcagttgagataaatcttgaggagaaacattttgggttgttttgtgtctgtataggcctactataaaaagcactttgcatttttaattttagtacttgtacttttacttttgatacttaagtacatttcaacaccagatacttttgatacttaattacttttaatatgagctactttaagacttttactcaagtcaccctgggcctgcccttttgggctgggcttcagctgcagatctaaaggctgcttccaggggcatggggccctcagcctttgttttcctttgcttctgcaccttacaacatacatcacaccttatacagacaatgccagggctgaatttttgtcccagtccacccctggtgGTATGTACTCTGAGTGCAATTTTACTTGCTATTTGAAAGAGTCAGATTTGGTGAACTCCAGCAGAAGCCTTGAGAGGCCGTACTTGATCTGCTGCTGAAGACCATGAGATGGCCCAAAACTCCCAAGAAAATACAGACAGCATTTATCCCAGAGGATCCTCCTCtatattttcagcttcttttttgcaaatgttttcCCTGCACTCTGGCTTCTGAGTGCCAGAACAGTTCTTTGACAATGAggttttatttcttaatttaattCATAACTAAACGATATGTTTATCTGAAACGTGTCAAGGCGGTTTTCAAAAGGTGCATTTCTTCCCCTTGTGGAAAgtaaatacacttttattaTTGGTTTTATTGATGTTTGATGAACTAATCTCTTTAAATGAGAATAAAACGAAACACGGATCATTTGTCAATTTTTATCATTTACAGTCTCATTTACAAAGAGCTAAATTCATGCAAGTCTCAAACTCGCAAAAAAAGATCTCATCTGCCACTAGAGGGCGACCTCGCTCCATATGGACCAGTACTGCACTCTTGGTAATGTAGGCAAAGTAAAGACTGTAGAAAAATAAAGCGAGCTATTAGCAGCAGGAATTAAAGATGTTACAGACTGAGTTATAGTCTGGAAACAACAAACTAACAAGATAGAATGTACAGTAGCTGAGGTGGATCATTCGAAAAGGCCTCAGGATACGTCTGTCAATTTAGATTTCATAACGAAAGAAATGGGATTAATAAAAATAGTATTAATCTGCGATGCTACTCAGATGAACATTTTTTTTGACTCTGATCGGAGCAAAAGCAAATCTGTAGTGCTTGGACAAAAAGGTCTAAATGGGATGATGACACGTCATATACATAAATGCTttatagagaaaaaaaacaacatgttacaCATTCGATTCACTGGCACATCTGTGATGTTACTTTGCTTTTAACCAAAAGTCCCTGCAGCTCAAAGTTCAGATTCATTAGTTAAAGAACACAGTTGTCTTTGTTTCAGTAGTCTAAGTCAAGTCTTTAtggcttttttctttctcactttcCAATGGCACCACTGGAGACcattaaatgaataaacattGTGCACGCACATACACGTGTGTTTGCATTCAGCTAACACAAAGGACCATAAACTATGACAAACAAAAATCTAGTGGTCGTGAGTGAAAATTCAGAAACATACAGAAAAGATCAATAGCAGATGTCTGTGCAGCCTCAAGCTTTTCAGGGTGAAACTACAGCTTGATGAGAAACACAGCCTTTAAATACACTGAGCCACTGACACACACGTGTCCAGGCTCCACAACATCTCCTCTCCACAACCAGATATTACAGTAGGTGCTAATACACAGTGACATCCACAGAGTCATGACCACAAAGCAAGGCTTAATGACTTCATTCAGCCGCTTCACCCCGAGGATGTTCAAACTCCCCCAGTGGCTTCAGGAGTGTCGGGGCCAGCAGCGTCGTAGTGTGTAGTAACACACGTCAGATCATAGGGAGGGTAAAGGTTCAGCAGCTGCTTCGTGGAGCACTGATATCAACTGGAGTTTGTTCAGTTCCTTGGGGAAGGCGGGAGGTGAGTGCTCTTTGAGGGGACGACAGACTGAGGGAAGGGGCGGGGTCAGTTGCAGAAGAGCAGGTGGACCTGCTGACCGTAGAAGGGGTGGGTGGAGCGCTCAGCCACAGCCCGCCTGGCCGACTCCTCGCTGGGGAAGGTGATCAAGGCCTCACCGCTGCACTGGCCGCTGAAATTGTACAAGATGAGGATGGCGTCTGGCTGGAGCTGCAGATAgaggttgagggggggggggggggggacagagcaGCAACATgaaaccaccagggggagcccACAAAGCTGGATAGGAACAATGCTGGGAGAAAGTTCAGCTCATCAAACTGGTCCAATTAGAGAAGAGAAGAATGGGCAGAGCTTAAAGTAAAAGTAGACTACATGCTGTTCACACAGAGGACCTGAAACCCACATGTCAATTATCATCCGTTAGTTTGCATGCACCCATGTTTTGCATCAAAGGtttaatgcaaaacaaataatcaGTTTCCTTAAGACATGCAGATTTGAAAGAACGCGCTGATTCCAGTAAAAGCCATAaagtcttcatgttggagagtCACATGAGAGGAGACGGTCAGAGAGAGCTGAGCTGTATTCATTCACCAATATCTTAAAAAGAACTGATGCTCACTCTGGTTATTTGATCATTGGTTTTTCCATCTTCCTATTATTTCTCACCAGAAACTCACGGTGCTAACACCAAACCTCCTGCTGGAGTGGGTGGGGCACATTGTGCTCCACTGCAGGAGGCTGTGGTGCCACTCAAGTTATAGGTTAAGAAAAGACTGACAATGTACttatataaatagaaaaaagCTCAGTCTGACACCACAGCCTTATCAGAAGTAAGAAGCATGATTGTGAGACAAAGTGTTTTAAGCCTAGAGacacatatagatatatatatatatatatatatacacacacaccatctaTGGCATAAAGTACATCAAGCGTCTCTAAAATTCCAAACATTCTGTGCATTATATACAAACATACTGGATTATAAAGAGACGTCTGTCAGGGATCCACACTCCTCTCACAGAGCTTCAGAGAAAGATTGAGTTATGAAGCAGTTTAGTTTGGGAGGCAGCAGACGGACATGCCGGGTCAGCAGCTCAGAACCTTGATGGCTAGATTGGGCCTTCCTACAAAGACTAGTGCAGTCAAATTGGACTTCAGCGTGTGTATGATGTGTTATCTTGTTGTGCTTTAATTGTTCCATGACTGTAGCCATTATGTCTGAGCAGTAATTTCAGTcccaaaaataattatttaggAGGACTGGACTCAGTAGGTTTACTACCTGCGTGTTTTGATCAGCAGCTCCGGGAGTTCGGAGCAATAGTGCGAATGTGTCTGAATCTAAACGTGTAGGAAATGCCCTCTCCGTCCACTTTGGTTCTCTGGCCTGGAGGCTCTTCTTACCTTGGGGTGAGTCCCTAAAGACAGAGCCATTCTTTGGGCTGAATCAGACTCCTGGCCTGTTCGCTCATTTGAACCAAGCTGCTGTACTCCTCAGGGGCGTACTACAGATAGCACAATGATGAACGCACAGTCAGGGTGGGAAGGCTGCCACATGGTTTCACACATCAcagcacgcagacacacaagtaTACACTGTCAAATTACTCCAGGTTTTCCTCCTGGCTGCAGGCTACAGATGCATTTGGTGTGGGGGATTGTGGGTAAAAGACACCAAGCGCTGGTGTAAGAATTGTTTTCTCACCCACGACCAGTGCGAGAGACAACTGCAGGcgggaaacacacactcactctatTCAGGATACAATTACTGTGTTTCAGCCAACAGTCAACACTTGAGTCAGCTTTAATCTatgtcacacacaaaccacacaactTCTTACTGTCATGAGGCAGACTCCAGATctgtgcaacaacaacaacccctcCACCTCAAACCCCACCCCTCTACCTCCCAACCACTCAAACATCTGACACCACACTTGTCAGGGTTCATACCTGCTTCAGAGGGCTCCACCTAATTTGGACtggcagagaaaacaaaagggaaGCAAAGAGAGGGGTGGGACGAGGAGCACAAGTGTACACGTGTCCCTTAAGTGATCAACACTGTGGAAGGATCTCTTACAAAAACCACTAATGGAAATCGGCTCACTGGCCCAACAGCCTCAGATTCTATTTTGTGTGGTTGCAGACTGTGGGAAAAATAGAGCAACACACCTGGTATATTATAAAACTAGCCAGCATTTAAATTCAGCTCTATTGTCAAGAGGCTGCTACAAATGTTTGGCACAACTTTCTGTAAACAGGCTTGAACCTTCTGGAATGAAGCTGCAGATTTGATCTAATCATGAAGATTTTACTAAGAGATAAACAAGTTTTCACCTTCTGACATTTTACTTTCATACATTACATTTCTCTGTTACCTCTGCAGAGGAGGTTGTTTTCACCTGgttctgtttgttggttggtttattgttagcaggattacacaaaaactacaaaaccatTTTCCACCAAACTTAGGAATGGGTCTGGGCCTGGGAAGATCAATTATCTTTGGTGTGGATTCTGATTAAGACGTAGATTTTCTCTTTCATAGGTTTTGACTAGAAGATCATATGATCTATATACATGATATCAGAAGATCTAGACATCATGCGTAGGATTGTTcgaccttggtggaggttaaTGCTTTAGTTAATCTATGGCATTGGTTGACTTCTCTATGTACTGACCTGGTATCCTTGGAAGAAGCTGAGGATGTCCTTGACTCCGGTGTTGTAGGGCAGACCCTGCATCCTGACAAGGGCTCCAGGCTGGGGCAGCCCAGGAGAGGCGGCGGCTGCAGCAGAGTGGGACTGGGCTGcgactgctgctgctactgctccTGGTGGCGCCGCAAAGTAGCTTACTGTGGAGGGAGACACTGGGggactggagacagagagagaacacgGCATAAAACATTAATCTTAGTTGAAAGAAGAGGATAGATAAAGAGCCACTGGTGATGGGAAGGATGAGCAGAGCAAATAGGGAGAGGGAGCTGATGCTTCACTCACCTGGGGTAGTAAGCTGTGtagttcatgttcatgttcatgtacAGGTGTGGATGAGGGGGGTAGTAGGCCAAAGCGTGAGCAGGGCTGTGTGCACTGTTCTGAGGAGGCCTCggagcagccagcagggggggCTGGTAGAGGGAAGCCTCAGACATAATGCTTGGCGGGGTGGGGAATGCAGCATAGGCTGTGGGGGGGGACAGAcctgcagggagacagagataCATCGGATCATTTACATGTTGTGTTTGACTCATGCTCGGTCCTGCCAGCAGTGAGACAGTGTTAAGTATACGAACAGTTTCAACATGCTGCACAGTACATTTCAACACGCCTCTCGTGTTACATAACAGACGCACCATGATGAGACTTACACATATTCAATTTCAGACTTAATGTATTGAGTTTACAAAACGGACAAATACAAAATTTATAGATATAAACAGGTCCTCGGTAAGAAAAAAGGACGTTTATATGACAAACATAAAACCCACTGACATACTTAAATTATGGTTACTAATAACAGTGGTTAGAATAAACAATTAAATTCATCCATTGGGTGACCAACAGAGCATTTTAACTGAAACTGAACATCTTTTGTTATGAGGCTGTTAGTTGAAGAAAATAATGAATAGATTACgtattaaagaaaacaaatccataGTTTTCCAGGTATTAAAAAACCTTTAAGCAACATGTTAGACCGTAAAACCACCTTCTGAGTGCCAGGTAGTTATTTACAAAGCTTAATGTGACATTTAGTTTGTCACATTAACAAGGTTACCACACACTAGTGACTGTGGATTTGCTTACCTACAAACAAGCCAGTACCAGTGTGAAGCTGATGGTAGTGGTGGAAACCATCAGTGCCAACAGGAGAACATAGTGACACAACACTGCTGACCTTGCGGAGGCTGTTTCCGCCTCGATGAATCTCGTGGTTGGATTTACTCACAGGGAAGTTTGCAGGGCGGAGGGGAAAGGCCGCTGCGGTTCAGGGTTCCTCCCATCAGCACGATGCTCATCTCCTCTGTGGAGCACTGGAACACTTCCACGTAGCGGTCCTTCATCGTCTTTTTATGGCACTTCTGGGCCACCATGAACGCTTTGTCGGCTGACCTCATCTGGATGAAGGCGTCACCAGAGGGCCGACCCTGGAACGGAGAGGAAGAAACCGTGTTCATGAGAATACAGCACAAATCCAACAACAAAATTCTATAGAAGGCCGCCTTTTTAAAGCAAAAGTTAAATTTGATGGATAGGGCTGAGTAATGAAGCAAAATGTTACGAGTATTTGTCACATGTTCAAAtgcacattaaaatacaaatgaaaaatctaaattgtaTAATTATTATGCTCCATTCATGTGGTTGCTTGAGATTCAGAATAGCATCACATTCATACATGAGTTGGTCTGGTAGAAAAAAAAGGGATAAGGAAAACTGTGGGGAAAATTGTATTTATGAAACATTTGCTGCCCTCTGTTGATAAATATGTAGATTTATATAAAATTCTTTCCAAATTTGTTCAgacttattttgtttttaaatcattccCTCTACAACAGTGATATCTGACGGCAGCTTAACGGTTATAAGTTGTAAGACATGGGGCTTTACAGTGAGAAATGTATGCAAGCCCACAACTCCCCACCAGTCTGACCTGTTGGTTGAGGACCATGTGGACTCCGTGGGGTTTGATGTCCACAGTGTGCTCTCCCATGAACTCCAGGATGTCTTCGATCCCGGCCGTGTAGGGCAGACCACGCAGGCGAATACAGTCACGTGTGCAGCTGGCCgctggaaggaaggaaggagtggcAAGGACCGGGACGGGCATGATGGGAGACGGGGGCAGTGTGGAGATTAAAGGTGTGGACATATATCGGTTCAGGACCTGGGgaatgagaaagaggagggacTGATCAAAATTAGAGTCTCtcaaccaaaaaacaaaactattttaTCAATTTCATAGGGGGTCCTTGGCAGTGACAACACACTGCTTGACAACAGTTATTGAGattatgtaaatgtgcaaatGACAGTCCAAAATTTTATGCAGAAAAACTTTTAAATGAACATGTCGACAACAAGGTCCACTTGTTATAAATATTTCACAGCCAACAGGAACAAGCTGAGGGACACAAAGTTTCCAGTGATTTCTTTGGATGACTCAATATTGAGCTATAAAACCGACGTCATTTTCCTTTGGACTAACTCCACAATCACCTATTTATTAACTGTGTTGAGCATTTCATCACATACTTCAACACCATACTTTGTAGACAGAAAATGGAGCTCAGCTAGTGTCAATAAACATCACACAGGAATGATGCCTTTAATTATTCATCAATGAAACTGCATTTCCTGAGAGATTTCCGGAATTATTCaataacaaatacaattatATTGAACATCTTGAACAAATTAACTATTACCAATCACTTCCTTTGAAGGGTCAATTTATGTTCCATTACAACCCCAATGGCCTCTTTATGTCACATTACATCCGTTTTAAAATCTTTGATTCAGGACACTTTTTCCAGCAGTAGTTTTAAAACTCTGGTACATGTATTTTTCATGTCACAATGAAACTTAAATATAAACTGTAGGAGCCAATACCGGCTCTGCCAAGTCCccctaaattcaatcaagcatCACCACAttggacaaaaaataaatatcactcgccttaagaaaatgttttcaagaTCCAATAATTATTCCCAGGGAATTTGTGAAATAGGCTAATAGACAATTTcatcaatgttaaaaaaagtgaaaaataattccCCATATCAGCACCAAATTTCTTCTGGGTTCTTCTCTGAACTATAACACATGCTTCCAACAAGTTTTGTTGTATTCCTCACTAACAACcaaacagagatgaaaacataacgcCCTTAGCGGAGATAATAAAACAATGTACCTGTTGCACCTCTGCTGCTGTACTCCGGAACAGCTCTATATAACGCTTCCCCAGGATCTGCTTGTGCTTCTTCAGGGCGTTCTGGGCGTATTCTTCACAGGAGAAGAGCACAAAGGCATCGCCAGTGGGCCGTCCGTCAGGGTACTTGACGAAGAGAAGACCCTCTGCAGCATCTGTAACTGGGCTCTCAGAGCCAAGGAAGGACAGCACTTCTTGGGGAGTGGCGGTGAATGGCAACCCCCGCATGCGTATAATCACTTGGTTCTCCTTGGACAGGAACTGGGCCACCTCGTTAGATGTACCTACAGACAGAGTGATGTTATTAATCACCCGGCTTCAGCTTGTTGGAAAAATATGATCATCGCAGTGTCACTTTGTTAGAAAGCAAGGTTTGTTAACCCCTAACCCTGTTACTGACTAAGCTGCTGTCAGCTCTAAGTAAACACGCCCCACCCAGTTGTAGCAGGTTACATGGAGATCAAGATTAATCAGCTTTTATATACAGCAATATtgatacaatacatttttataatgaGCTAAATTTGAATCTTGCCCAGTGTCAGCTTGGATTCTGTTGAGtggacatactgtatgtatattTGGCTCACATGTTCAGGGAAGTCTTGTTTGAGCTGTAGTCTTTCAATCACTGATAAATatagtttgttattattattactgtagaaataaacacattataTGACCAGCCAAATAAAGAACAGTGTTTTAATATACTCACTAGATATGACAGACAAGTGATTGAGctaaaaacactgaatataaGTCTCAGTGACTCTTTAAGgatcacaaaacactttttatcaATAAGATAGAATtttgtaaagaaaatgtaacaTTAAATTGTCACTGTTCATTATAGGACTAAGCAGAAGAAGTAACAACCTTAAAAGTGATGCCGCTGCCTTATATAGTCAAGACTTTTTATAAcacttttatttacatgttCAAGGTTTTCTTTTCAATTGATAAAAGCAGCAGTGTCTAGTCTGCTGCAACTATTTGCATAAAGTCCAATGTGCTGTCAATCTCTATTGATCTAAACTCATCTGGGTAAAGTCCACAGTCAGACTGGCAGTCACTGTAAGTTATCTGCTCCGAGTCACTGTTTCTTTGTCCACTATCTCTGCTTTGTGTAAACTGGCTCCTGCTCTATGGTCCCGAGGCCCCAGGCTAAGCCTTTGTCTCTTCACACCATCTTTGTGTTGACCCTGAGTCGGGCCTTTTACCGGCCATCggccctctctccctcaggggAGAGGAGCTTGAGGCCGAGCGGAACAGGTGAGCTGCTGTTAGCCAGGAGTGAAATTTCTCTCCAACTGGTCTCTGAGGGGTTGGGCAGCTCCTCACAAAGCGTCTTTCATTAGTCCCAGATAAGCTGTTGGAGTCACTGGGATGAGGCAAAGACACGGGTAATAGGAGAGAGAGCTAGAGCCACTCTTTTACAGTCACTAAAAGGGCTGCTCTTTTGCAGATGTGGAGGGGTCTTGTTTTTCCTCAAAGAAGCGGGAAAGCCATGAAACAGAAGGCTACCACATGCCAACAGTAAGCCCTTCATCACAAGCCTTCATACAAACATggtgagaagagaggaaaataaTCTGAAATCTGACCTCCAGCGATCTTAAGGAATTCCTCTCCTGTGGCTTTGTAGACCTGagaagacaagaagaagaaaaccatAAAGATTTTAACTTTAAGACATGAAACATATGATCTGAAACAAAGAGACGCAGCTTTAAATTTGACTGAAGACTCACACCATCGGTCTAAGGACATAGAAGAGTGGACAAGAGGTAAATGCTGAACCTGACCTCAATGTAGCGGCTACCCATGTGGTGCTTGTGTCGCTCCAGGGCTAGGTCCCTGTGTTCTGAGTTGATGAAACGAACCAAGGCCTCGCCGTTCCTCCGGCCCTGAGCATTAAGACAAAGGGCCACGCCACCCCTAAACACAAGGGCAAAAGGTTCAGCAACAGGATGTTATGGTTATATCATCGGAACAATCAGACAAACACTGTACAAAAGCGCTTAGTGCCAACAACGCATTACATTTACGACTTATTTTGTTGCAAGCGCGAGTCCAACATACAACATACTTGGCAATATTGAGGCCTTTAAAGAAGCGTGCAATGTCTTGGTCTGATGACTGCCACGGGAGCCCCCGCGCTCTGATTACCGTCTCACTGTCCACCGGCTCTGTCTTACTGCTGCACAATACACaataaggaaggaaggaaggagagagagaaacaaaacatgaaTGACTATCTGACAGTAATGAGCAAAGGAATGATAATGAGTTattcaaagtttgtttttagAGAAACAATTTATCTCACTCGTTTAACTTGGGGTTAGGACTGTAGACACTCTGAAGAGGCCACTCTCGGTAAGTACTACACACAGTAACATGCTCCCATGATTAAATGTCAGGGGGTTGTCAGGGTATTAGGCTTTTGGCCGTCTAAGAACAGCAGGATTTGGTGCTCTGCTACTGGATAGCCAGCTAAGCATTTGATGGCAAAGTTGGACAGCTTTAATGACACACTTATTGTTTCCCTGTTGCTGTAATGACTGTTCAGAGCCCTTTAGCTGTGCTCAGGTCTGAAGTCTGAACATGGCTTGAGGGGGTTTCAGTCTGCAAACAACACTGCAGGCAAACAGGTAGAGCAGAAATtcacaaagagagacagaatgagACAAAAACTAACTTGCATACATACCATGTGCCAGAATCAAACTTGTACTTCACAGTTTCACCACAGGAGAATTTGTGATCTAAAAGAATGAAGGAAAGGGAAattgaaaacaatgttttccTTCATGTTGGTGAAAAGGTTAATTCACAGACAGACCTGAGTTATGCATTCCTGTTGCGTTATCATGCCCAAAGCCATACTTTGCTGTTATTAAGGGGGTTAAGCCCGAAGGGACTGattcacatttgatttatttgcatTGTTACATATCAGAAGTGTAACATCaatcattcactgtttttaacATGCGATTTAAAAGgtcaccctttttttttttactcaaacTTTCTGTTGAGCGTCTCACTAAAACAGGGAATATCAGCTCAGGAATCttacttaaaaataaagaaatcagtgACAAGATGACAGGATGAGGATGTAGGATGAGCTGTTCAGAGAGCAGTCTGACTTCTCACAGAGATTACTTTTACTTCACTATTTGATATAGTAATAGGTATCCTTTAACACCTGGATGCAAAATTAAAACTATAAGAAGTATCAAGTTAAATGTTGTCTGGCTTGTAAACAACTATGACACCTCCTAGTTAAAAGCAGTGTCTGTATATATTTGGGCTTTGGCCTCAGTGATGTTTGTATAAACTCAAACAACCAGGCAGGTCAAAGTGCGTTATGAGAGGTCATATCATccgattgttgtgtttttttatgggCCAGGTattttt encodes:
- the esrp2 gene encoding epithelial splicing regulatory protein 2 isoform X1, encoding MASHSDTLVVFFGATAGANGGKLGSDEREIILLVWQIVDLHEKKVGKLHRCVVKPDTLELTDQCKEETGLTLDDVLKAEPLDKALQQFQQSVSSEIKGLGRSSCTLCVDSPLIIRQALHPEASKKNFVLPECFFSFVDVKKEFHKCCPNAGPVQKLTLPSMLEHVGLPAVSEELMGVREVGSMVQLMLCILAEPHNHKFSCGETVKYKFDSGTCSKTEPVDSETVIRARGLPWQSSDQDIARFFKGLNIAKGGVALCLNAQGRRNGEALVRFINSEHRDLALERHKHHMGSRYIEVYKATGEEFLKIAGGTSNEVAQFLSKENQVIIRMRGLPFTATPQEVLSFLGSESPVTDAAEGLLFVKYPDGRPTGDAFVLFSCEEYAQNALKKHKQILGKRYIELFRSTAAEVQQVLNRYMSTPLISTLPPSPIMPVPVLATPSFLPAASCTRDCIRLRGLPYTAGIEDILEFMGEHTVDIKPHGVHMVLNQQGRPSGDAFIQMRSADKAFMVAQKCHKKTMKDRYVEVFQCSTEEMSIVLMGGTLNRSGLSPPPCKLPCLSPPTAYAAFPTPPSIMSEASLYQPPLLAAPRPPQNSAHSPAHALAYYPPHPHLYMNMNMNYTAYYPSPPVSPSTVSYFAAPPGAVAAAVAAQSHSAAAAASPGLPQPGALVRMQGLPYNTGVKDILSFFQGYQLQPDAILILYNFSGQCSGEALITFPSEESARRAVAERSTHPFYGQQVHLLFCN
- the esrp2 gene encoding epithelial splicing regulatory protein 2 isoform X2 — protein: MASHSDTLVVFFGATAGANGGKLGSDEREIILLVWQIVDLHEKKVGKLHRCVVKPDTLELTDQCKEETGLTLDDVLKAEPLDKALQQFQQSVSSEIKGLGRSSCTLCVDSPLIIRQALHPEASKKNFVLPECFFSFVDVKKEFHKCCPNAGPVQKLTLPSMLEHVGLPAVSEELMGVREVGSMVQLMLCILAEPHNHKFSCGETVKYKFDSGTCSKTEPVDSETVIRARGLPWQSSDQDIARFFKGLNIAKGGVALCLNAQGRRNGEALVRFINSEHRDLALERHKHHMGSRYIEVYKATGEEFLKIAGGTSNEVAQFLSKENQVIIRMRGLPFTATPQEVLSFLGSESPVTDAAEGLLFVKYPDGRPTGDAFVLFSCEEYAQNALKKHKQILGKRYIELFRSTAAEVQQVLNRYMSTPLISTLPPSPIMPVPVLATPSFLPAASCTRDCIRLRGLPYTAGIEDILEFMGEHTVDIKPHGVHMVLNQQGRPSGDAFIQMRSADKAFMVAQKCHKKTMKDRYVEVFQCSTEEMSIVLMGGTLNRSGLSPPPCKLPCLSPPTAYAAFPTPPSIMSEASLYQPPLLAAPRPPQNSAHSPAHALAYYPPHPHLYMNMNMNYTAYYPSPPVSPSTVSYFAAPPGAVAAAVAAQSHSAAAAASPGLPQPGALVRMQGLPYNTGVKDILSFFQGYQYAPEEYSSLVQMSEQARSLIQPKEWLCL